A stretch of Brassica napus cultivar Da-Ae chromosome C6, Da-Ae, whole genome shotgun sequence DNA encodes these proteins:
- the LOC106389749 gene encoding zinc finger CCCH domain-containing protein 55 isoform X2, with the protein MDPDDPTSIIFKKIRTLEPDNAPKLIGYFLLQDMEQTDLIRLAFGPDTLLQTFCRQAKSVLGLSSNGNHISRPHHHQPLSQSSPSNGFFDFSRNPNPNFDSSPFRDGEEQQLSNRLSFPDEEDPFASLHKRSFSADGEPEEPGFGVGGGGAGYRFPQTGLVDWFDSSGVESGYVCLQREGMMRMKLAQQQRMAQLMALRQGEESGYYYSPSGHERDDSVSRQIYLTFPSESSFTDADVSSYFSDFGAVEDVRIPYQQQRMYGFVTFSNAETVRIVLARGNPHFICDSRVLVKPYKEKGKILQNKWQQQQLQQLLERGNYSPSSPSEMNLYECHLGPRMFSRNTQEIMRRKADAQHAIEVELQRRRFLALQLPGRENESVHHLQRSLSIGSPSHLPPRFNHSLLFQPESSMEETTEGDSDRGESHLHLVPNNNKVCGYSNEFHNRQETSPENTLPDSLFGFPIKSEETLQTESDTKAEEWRGKD; encoded by the exons ATGGATCCCGACGATCCCACTTCCATAATCTTCAAAAAGATCAGAACTTTAGAACCAGACAACGCCCCCAAACTCATTGGCTACTTTCTATTGCAAGACATGGAACAAACCGATTTGATTCGTCTTGCTTTTGGTCCCGACACTCTCTTACAGACTTTCTGTCGTCAAGCCAAATCCGTTTTAGGTCTTTCCTCAAACGGAAACCATATCTCGAGACCCCATCACCACCAGCCATTGTCTCAGTCTTCTCCAAGTAATGGGTTCTTCGACTTCTCTagaaaccctaaccctaacttCGATTCTAGCCCATTTCGTGACGGCGAGGAGCAACAGTTAAGCAATCGCTTGTCGTTTCCCGACGAAGAGGATCCGTTTGCTAGTTTGCACAAGAGGAGTTTCTCTGCAGACGGCGAACCAGAGGAACCAGGGTTTggagttggaggaggaggagccggTTATCGGTTTCCACAGACCGGTTTAGTTGATTGGTTCGATTCATCTGGTGTTGAGAGTGGCTACGTTTGCTTACAGAGAGAGGGGATGATGAGGATGAAGTTAGCTCAGCAACAGAGAATGGCTCAGCTCATGGCGCTAAG ACAAGGAGAAGAAAGTGGTTACTATTACAGTCCAAGTGGGCATGAGAGAGATGACTCAGTCTCTAGACAGATCTACTTGACATTTCCATCTGAAAGCTCATTCACTGATGCAGACGTCTCCTCTTATTTCAG TGACTTTGGAGCTGTGGAAGATGTGAGGATACCATATCAGCAGCAAAGGATGTATGGGTTTGTTACTTTCTCTAATGCTGAAACTGTGAGGATCGTATTGGCTCGAGGCAACCCTCATTTCATCTGTGACTCACGTGTGCTTGTTAAACCGTACAAGGAGAAAGGAAAGATCCTTCAAAA CAAGTGGCAACAGCAGCAACTTCAGCAGCTGTTGGAGAGAGGGAACTACTCTCCTTCAAGTCCTTCTGAAATGAATCTCTATGAATGTCACCTGG GTCCAAGGATGTTTTCAAGGAACACACAAGAGATTATGAGAAGGAAAGCTGATGCACAACATGCCATTGAAGTAGAACTCCAAAGAAGAAGGTTCTTGGCTCTGCAATTGCCTGGGAGGGAGAATGAGTCTGTTCATCATCTCCAGCGTAGTCTTTCTATCGGCTCTCCTTCTCATCTCCCACCTCGGTTCAACCATAGTCTTCTCTTTCAACCAGAAAGCAGCATGGAAGAAACCACAGAAG GTGATAGTGATAGAGGTGAAAGCCATCTTCATCTAGTACCAAACAACAACAAAGTATGCGGATACAGTAACGAGTTCCACAACAG GCAAGAGACAAGTCCGGAGAATACTCTTCCTGATAGCTTGTTTGGTTTCCCTATTAAGTCTGAAGAAACACTCCAAACTGAGTCTGATACCAAAGCAGAGGAATGG AGAGGTAAAGACTGA
- the LOC106389749 gene encoding zinc finger CCCH domain-containing protein 55 isoform X1 has translation MDPDDPTSIIFKKIRTLEPDNAPKLIGYFLLQDMEQTDLIRLAFGPDTLLQTFCRQAKSVLGLSSNGNHISRPHHHQPLSQSSPSNGFFDFSRNPNPNFDSSPFRDGEEQQLSNRLSFPDEEDPFASLHKRSFSADGEPEEPGFGVGGGGAGYRFPQTGLVDWFDSSGVESGYVCLQREGMMRMKLAQQQRMAQLMALRQGEESGYYYSPSGHERDDSVSRQIYLTFPSESSFTDADVSSYFSDFGAVEDVRIPYQQQRMYGFVTFSNAETVRIVLARGNPHFICDSRVLVKPYKEKGKILQNKWQQQQLQQLLERGNYSPSSPSEMNLYECHLGPRMFSRNTQEIMRRKADAQHAIEVELQRRRFLALQLPGRENESVHHLQRSLSIGSPSHLPPRFNHSLLFQPESSMEETTEGDSDRGESHLHLVPNNNKVCGYSNEFHNRQETSPENTLPDSLFGFPIKSEETLQTESDTKAEEWVERNKCTD, from the exons ATGGATCCCGACGATCCCACTTCCATAATCTTCAAAAAGATCAGAACTTTAGAACCAGACAACGCCCCCAAACTCATTGGCTACTTTCTATTGCAAGACATGGAACAAACCGATTTGATTCGTCTTGCTTTTGGTCCCGACACTCTCTTACAGACTTTCTGTCGTCAAGCCAAATCCGTTTTAGGTCTTTCCTCAAACGGAAACCATATCTCGAGACCCCATCACCACCAGCCATTGTCTCAGTCTTCTCCAAGTAATGGGTTCTTCGACTTCTCTagaaaccctaaccctaacttCGATTCTAGCCCATTTCGTGACGGCGAGGAGCAACAGTTAAGCAATCGCTTGTCGTTTCCCGACGAAGAGGATCCGTTTGCTAGTTTGCACAAGAGGAGTTTCTCTGCAGACGGCGAACCAGAGGAACCAGGGTTTggagttggaggaggaggagccggTTATCGGTTTCCACAGACCGGTTTAGTTGATTGGTTCGATTCATCTGGTGTTGAGAGTGGCTACGTTTGCTTACAGAGAGAGGGGATGATGAGGATGAAGTTAGCTCAGCAACAGAGAATGGCTCAGCTCATGGCGCTAAG ACAAGGAGAAGAAAGTGGTTACTATTACAGTCCAAGTGGGCATGAGAGAGATGACTCAGTCTCTAGACAGATCTACTTGACATTTCCATCTGAAAGCTCATTCACTGATGCAGACGTCTCCTCTTATTTCAG TGACTTTGGAGCTGTGGAAGATGTGAGGATACCATATCAGCAGCAAAGGATGTATGGGTTTGTTACTTTCTCTAATGCTGAAACTGTGAGGATCGTATTGGCTCGAGGCAACCCTCATTTCATCTGTGACTCACGTGTGCTTGTTAAACCGTACAAGGAGAAAGGAAAGATCCTTCAAAA CAAGTGGCAACAGCAGCAACTTCAGCAGCTGTTGGAGAGAGGGAACTACTCTCCTTCAAGTCCTTCTGAAATGAATCTCTATGAATGTCACCTGG GTCCAAGGATGTTTTCAAGGAACACACAAGAGATTATGAGAAGGAAAGCTGATGCACAACATGCCATTGAAGTAGAACTCCAAAGAAGAAGGTTCTTGGCTCTGCAATTGCCTGGGAGGGAGAATGAGTCTGTTCATCATCTCCAGCGTAGTCTTTCTATCGGCTCTCCTTCTCATCTCCCACCTCGGTTCAACCATAGTCTTCTCTTTCAACCAGAAAGCAGCATGGAAGAAACCACAGAAG GTGATAGTGATAGAGGTGAAAGCCATCTTCATCTAGTACCAAACAACAACAAAGTATGCGGATACAGTAACGAGTTCCACAACAG GCAAGAGACAAGTCCGGAGAATACTCTTCCTGATAGCTTGTTTGGTTTCCCTATTAAGTCTGAAGAAACACTCCAAACTGAGTCTGATACCAAAGCAGAGGAATGG GTAGAAAGAAACAAGTGTACTGATTGA
- the LOC106389749 gene encoding zinc finger CCCH domain-containing protein 55 isoform X3, with protein MDPDDPTSIIFKKIRTLEPDNAPKLIGYFLLQDMEQTDLIRLAFGPDTLLQTFCRQAKSVLGLSSNGNHISRPHHHQPLSQSSPSNGFFDFSRNPNPNFDSSPFRDGEEQQLSNRLSFPDEEDPFASLHKRSFSADGEPEEPGFGVGGGGAGYRFPQTGLVDWFDSSGVESGYVCLQREGMMRMKLAQQQRMAQLMALRQGEESGYYYSPSGHERDDSVSRQIYLTFPSESSFTDADVSSYFSDFGAVEDVRIPYQQQRMYGFVTFSNAETVRIVLARGNPHFICDSRVLVKPYKEKGKILQNKWQQQQLQQLLERGNYSPSSPSEMNLYECHLGPRMFSRNTQEIMRRKADAQHAIEVELQRRRFLALQLPGRENESVHHLQRSLSIGSPSHLPPRFNHSLLFQPESSMEETTEGDSDRGESHLHLVPNNNKVCGYSNEFHNRQETSPENTLPDSLFGFPIKSEETLQTESDTKAEEWAHSL; from the exons ATGGATCCCGACGATCCCACTTCCATAATCTTCAAAAAGATCAGAACTTTAGAACCAGACAACGCCCCCAAACTCATTGGCTACTTTCTATTGCAAGACATGGAACAAACCGATTTGATTCGTCTTGCTTTTGGTCCCGACACTCTCTTACAGACTTTCTGTCGTCAAGCCAAATCCGTTTTAGGTCTTTCCTCAAACGGAAACCATATCTCGAGACCCCATCACCACCAGCCATTGTCTCAGTCTTCTCCAAGTAATGGGTTCTTCGACTTCTCTagaaaccctaaccctaacttCGATTCTAGCCCATTTCGTGACGGCGAGGAGCAACAGTTAAGCAATCGCTTGTCGTTTCCCGACGAAGAGGATCCGTTTGCTAGTTTGCACAAGAGGAGTTTCTCTGCAGACGGCGAACCAGAGGAACCAGGGTTTggagttggaggaggaggagccggTTATCGGTTTCCACAGACCGGTTTAGTTGATTGGTTCGATTCATCTGGTGTTGAGAGTGGCTACGTTTGCTTACAGAGAGAGGGGATGATGAGGATGAAGTTAGCTCAGCAACAGAGAATGGCTCAGCTCATGGCGCTAAG ACAAGGAGAAGAAAGTGGTTACTATTACAGTCCAAGTGGGCATGAGAGAGATGACTCAGTCTCTAGACAGATCTACTTGACATTTCCATCTGAAAGCTCATTCACTGATGCAGACGTCTCCTCTTATTTCAG TGACTTTGGAGCTGTGGAAGATGTGAGGATACCATATCAGCAGCAAAGGATGTATGGGTTTGTTACTTTCTCTAATGCTGAAACTGTGAGGATCGTATTGGCTCGAGGCAACCCTCATTTCATCTGTGACTCACGTGTGCTTGTTAAACCGTACAAGGAGAAAGGAAAGATCCTTCAAAA CAAGTGGCAACAGCAGCAACTTCAGCAGCTGTTGGAGAGAGGGAACTACTCTCCTTCAAGTCCTTCTGAAATGAATCTCTATGAATGTCACCTGG GTCCAAGGATGTTTTCAAGGAACACACAAGAGATTATGAGAAGGAAAGCTGATGCACAACATGCCATTGAAGTAGAACTCCAAAGAAGAAGGTTCTTGGCTCTGCAATTGCCTGGGAGGGAGAATGAGTCTGTTCATCATCTCCAGCGTAGTCTTTCTATCGGCTCTCCTTCTCATCTCCCACCTCGGTTCAACCATAGTCTTCTCTTTCAACCAGAAAGCAGCATGGAAGAAACCACAGAAG GTGATAGTGATAGAGGTGAAAGCCATCTTCATCTAGTACCAAACAACAACAAAGTATGCGGATACAGTAACGAGTTCCACAACAG GCAAGAGACAAGTCCGGAGAATACTCTTCCTGATAGCTTGTTTGGTTTCCCTATTAAGTCTGAAGAAACACTCCAAACTGAGTCTGATACCAAAGCAGAGGAATGG GCTCACTCACTATAG
- the LOC106384633 gene encoding uncharacterized protein LOC106384633 produces MDSSVERTRDPCCLMKTHFLKPYVTSIDGPVAELPRRRRVSVSSSDVKVPSLRSFGNGAGSTDRNFISWMRKMEALHEPTWRKAGIFEAIKASTFKISKNPSLIQALVDKWCPETKSFVFPWGEATITLEDVMVLLGFSVLGSSVFASVESSEMRDAVKKLEKARTKIMGGKGGQVRQSQWTLRFGDRDDPLEHEAFLAMWLSHLVFPHMSRRSISRHVFPVAVRLARGERVALAPAVLASVYRDLGAITGDESYHPKSLLKLVQVWTWERFKNVRPKAKEIPKGEPRISRWDGLQKKYENVRLSLDDFEWRPYTKPLQNWNPLRFYVEEAMWVNVDNSLDDEFVAFARCVRSSQLVGIGFVEDYYPNRVAMQFGFSQDLPGLVTRHSSDYTEKEAWDDYNKSLVGLKLYMPSRLAAGSVTMRYRDWWVKSVSQFLGFEESNETFGASNAGDDGAFPEAQPLSEVLQKLGEGFPAKLKRPRKLRIARRMGSVSVEMPLSELFHKELAKRTSENLRGRRAREGDDDNGMDSYDDITISQLVKCRKKDGGDGSGSLGIRRRDKDDNNDSQTCVDEVDVRKSNDPEMKKTLVEDVGDTSESLGIRRRDKEYKKYSRISQELASKDDEAVAPQVIEPQNDEEETRSEAVETVVMIPCIGDTVLSPMKAGETCVDVNRSEAVETVVDPGTKEAECLLHDERLKHRKLTTEELALNLEARFMKVENTLATIRNWITKRNHIQTGLSA; encoded by the coding sequence ATGGATTCAAGTGTAGAAAGAACGAGAGATCCTTGCTGCTTGATGAAAACCCATTTCCTGAAACCTTACGTAACCTCCATTGACGGTCCTGTGGCCGAGCTTCCTCGTCGTCGTCGTGTCTCTGTTTCTTCATCAGACGTAAAGGTTCCGTCTTTGAGGAGTTTCGGCAATGGGGCTGGGTCTACAGATCGTAATTTCATATCCTGGATGCGAAAGATGGAAGCTTTACACGAACCCACTTGGAGAAAAGCTGGGATCTTTGAAGCTATCAAGGCATCTACATTCAAAATCAGTAAAAACCCATCTTTGATTCAAGCCCTAGTTGATAAATGGTGTCCTGAGACCAAATCATTCGTCTTCCCTTGGGGTGAAGCAACGATAACGCTAGAGGATGTGATGGTTCTTCTAGGGTTTTCAGTTTTGGGTTCTTCTGTTTTCGCCTCTGTGGAAAGCTCAGAGATGAGAGATGccgtgaagaagctggagaaagCAAGGACAAAGATTATGGGGGGCAAAGGTGGGCAAGTGAGACAGTCACAATGGACTTTGCGTTTCGGAGACAGAGATGATCCGTTGGAGCATGAAGCTTTTCTTGCCATGTGGCTTTCTCATTTGGTGTTTCCACATATGTCTCGCCGCTCTATTTCAAGACATGTGTTCCCAGTTGCTGTCCGTTTAGCTAGAGGGGAAAGGGTTGCTCTTGCTCCTGCGGTTCTCGCTAGCGTGTACAGAGATTTAGGTGCCATTACAGGAGATGAGTCTTATCATCCCAAGTCTCTGTTGAAGTTAGTTCAAGTGTGGACTTGGGAGAGGTTCAAGAACGTGAGACCAAAAGCTAAGGAGATACCTAAAGGGGAGCCGAGAATCTCTCGGTGGGACGGTTTGCAGAAGAAGTATGAGAATGTGAGATTGAGTCTTGATGATTTCGAGTGGCGTCCATATACTAAACCATTACAGAATTGGAACCCTCTTAGGTTTTACGTTGAGGAAGCTATGTGGGTGAATGTTGATAACAGTCTTGATGATGAGTTTGTTGCGTTTGCTAGATGTGTGAGGAGTTCTCAGCTTGTTGGGATTGGTTTTGTAGAGGATTATTATCCGAATCGAGTGGCGATGCAGTTCGGGTTTAGTCAAGATCTTCCTGGTTTGGTTACTCGTCATAGCAGTGACTACACAGAGAAGGAAGCATGGGATGATTACAATAAGTCTCTTGTTGGTTTGAAGCTGTACATGCCTTCTCGTCTTGCTGCAGGTTCTGTTACTATGAGATACCGAGATTGGTGGGTGAAATCAGTTTCACAGTTTCTTGGTTTTGAGGAGTCAAATGAAACTTTTGGTGCAAGCAATGCTGGTGATGATGGTGCTTTTCCTGAGGCACAGCCTCTAAGTGAAGTTCTTCAGAAGTTGGGAGAAGGGTTTCCTGCAAAACTCAAGCGACCTAGGAAACTTAGAATAGCGAGACGTATGGGATCAGTTTCAGTAGAAATGCCACTTAGTGAGTTGTTTCACAAGGAGTTAGCGAAGAGGACAAGTGAGAATTTGAGAGGCAGGCGAGCTCGTGAGGGTGATGATGATAATGGTATGGATTCTTATGATGATATTACCATTTCTCAGCTGGTAAAATGTAGAAAGAAAGATGGAGGAGATGGTTCTGGATCACTTGGAATCAGGAGGAGAGATAAGGATGATAACAATGATTCACAAACCTGTGTTGATGAAGTTGATGTAAGGAAAAGTAATGATCCAGAGATGAAGAAGACTCTGGTCGAAGATGTAGGAGACACTTCTGAATCACTTGGAATCAGGAGGAGAGATAAGGAGTATAAAAAGTACTCAAGGATTTCTCAAGAGCTTGCTTCTAAAGATGATGAAGCTGTAGCACCACAAGTTATAGAGCCAcagaatgatgaagaagaaactaGAAGTGAAGCAGTGGAGACTGTGGTTATGATCCCATGTATTGGTGACACTGTTCTGTCACCAATGAAGGCAGGAGAAACCTGTGTTGATGTAAATAGAAGTGAAGCAGTGGAGACTGTGGTTGATCCTGGAACCAAGGAAGCAGAGTGTTTGCTTCATGATGAAAGACTGAAACATAGAAAGCTTACAACAGAGGAGCTAGCATTGAACCTAGAGGCACGTTTTATGAAGGTGGAGAATACTTTGGCAACAATTAGAAATTGGATAACCAAAAGAAACCATATCCAAACTGGACTTTCTGCTTAA
- the LOC125575010 gene encoding uncharacterized protein LOC125575010: MAPPSQNIPLPSLTSTDESKLDLKALSLSVSFHGWREANSAFKSWAIKMSSLHRPTWRKAGIFEAVMASTKGLNKDTDLLLGIAERWCPDTNTFLFPWGEATITLEDVMVLLGFSVLGSPYFTPLDSSGEEILRTLEEEWVKIRKGSSAHLVTKLQWMGRFMGTRGELEHAAFLGLWLSYFVLPTRYCHVDQAVLSIAIHLSRGTRIALAPPVLAHLYADLSLLKEHIRGFKTVMLNDKVELSALFKLVQVWTWERFRELRPNNTNPLRQGEPRLALWDEAKPRKTKRHVRMRTKRNVREILANSKMESFEWRPYTKAVRNWNFPKFYPEKAMSVPIGPDLDEEFISFARCIKVSELVGKDSVECYFPNRVASQFGLLQDVPCPVNQSNLFKEAAWDEYNKPIDGLRLFVPSRSALSYFTSVYCEWWRKGKRAVELAESLGDDDTSKPVPSGSKKSLKRYSKEDETQMDRYKTQVPPRNIRRGDDDASEPVASGSKKSMKRVCTEDETQMDRYKTQVPPRNIRRGDDDTSKPVSSGSKKSLKRVSKEDETQKDHYKTHVPPRNIRRGDDDTSEPVASGAKKSLKRVYKDDETQVPSEKDEKDDGLSIGQAMRLRRKKTAMRPSDENHSLDPPPTVLPSREVGQKLRKEFSEKLKRSRDLRTPTNVRSKIVESGGSASREVPNTELFQKEEVVKRKSEHLGDKRARNITTAEMVIDREKGVRDASESLGKRNSGRLERENNDSWIRQKIDTKDETVAQQEETGNKAGKNTVLSSANGNNSSDPPLGANGGIVDTVLSRPETRQKCDDEVGVIGINTEKKKAIVAGGSKDEKCVLHEDGQNLRSSEEEDDGKSLKHTNLAIDEISLSLEARMMKVEKTLAKIREWKTIETNQAKNGISA; the protein is encoded by the coding sequence ATGGCTCCACCCTCTCAGAACATTCCACTTCCTAGTCTCACCTCCACTGATGAATCCAAACTTGACTTAAAGGCTCTGTCTTTGAGTGTTTCCTTCCATGGGTGGAGAGAGGCGAACTCAGCTTTCAAGTCATGGGCTATAAAAATGTCATCTTTACACAGACCCACATGGAGAAAAGCTGGGATCTTCGAAGCAGTCATGGCATCTACCAAAGGACTCAACAAAGACACAGATCTCCTTCTGGGTATCGCTGAGAGATGGTGTCCCGACACCAATACCTTCCTCTTCCCTTGGGGTGAAGCAACCATCACACTTGAAGACGTTATGGTACTTCTAGGTTTCTCTGTTTTGGGCTCACCGTATTTTACTCCTCTGGATAGCTCGGGAGAGGAGATTCTGAGGACACTGGAGGAAGAATGGGTCAAGATTAGGAAAGGTAGTTCAGCCCATTTGGTAACTAAACTCCAATGGATGGGAAGATTCATGGGCACTAGGGGTGAGCTTGAGCATGCGGCTTTCCTTGGGTTGTGGCTAAGCTACTTTGTGTTACCAACAAGGTATTGCCATGTTGACCAAGCTGTTTTGTCCATAGCTATTCATCTCTCTAGAGGTACTAGGATTGCTCTTGCTCCTCCTGTTCTTGCTCACCTGTATGCTGACTTGAGTCTCTTGAAAGAGCACATCAGAGGTTTCAAGACAGTGATGTTAAACGACAAAGTTGAGCTGAGTGCCTTGTTTAAGTTGGTTCAAGTTTGGACATGGGAGAGGTTCAGGGAGCTACGTCCCAACAACACTAATCCGTTGCGGCAAGGTGAGCCAAGGTTGGCTCTTTGGGATGAAGCGAAACCAAGGAAAACAAAGAGGCATGTGAGGATGAGAACAAAGAGAAATGTGAGGGAGATACTGGCAAACTCGAAGATGGAGAGTTTTGAGTGGCGTCCTTACACAAAAGCTGTGAGGAACTGGAACTTTCCTAAGTTTTACCCTGAGAAAGCAATGTCTGTTCCTATTGGTCCTGATCTTGATGAGGAGTTCATCTCCTTTGCTAGATGCATCAAGGTGTCTGAGCTTGTGGGAAAGGATAGTGTGGAATGCTACTTTCCCAACCGAGTGGCTTCACAGTTTGGATTGCTTCAGGATGTTCCTTGTCCTGTTAACCAAAGCAACCTCTTCAAAGAGGCAGCTTGGGATGAGTACAACAAGCCTATTGATGGATTGAGATTGTTCGTCCCTTCTCGTTCTGCATTATCTTATTTTACTTCAGTGTACTGTGAGTGGTGGAGGAAGGGTAAGCGAGCTGTTGAACTAGCTGAATCATTAGGTGATGATGATACATCTAAGCCTGTTCCTTCTGGTTCTAAGAAGTCATTGAAGCGATATAGTAAGGAGGATGAGACTCAAATGGATCGTTATAAGACACAGGTTCCACCAAGAAACATCAGAAGAGGTGATGATGATGCATCTGAGCCTGTTGCTTCTGGTTCTAAGAAGTCAATGAAGCGAGTTTGTACGGAGGATGAGACTCAGATGGATCGTTATAAGACACAGGTTCCACCAAGAAACATCAGAAGAGGTGATGATGATACATCTAAGCCTGTTTCTTCTGGTTCTAAGAAGTCATTGAAGCGAGTTAGTAAGGAGGATGAGACTCAAAAGGATCATTATAAGACACATGTTCCACCAAGAAACATCAGAAGAGGTGATGATGATACATCTGAGCCTGTTGCTTCTGGTGCTAAGAAGTCATTGAAGCGAGTTTATAAAGACGATGAGACACAGGTTCCATCAGagaaagatgagaaagatgatgGCTTAAGCATTGGTCAAGCAATGAGATTGAGAAGGAAGAAGACAGCTATGCGCCCATCTGATGAAAACCACTCCTTAGATCCTCCTCCTACGGTACTGCCATCAAGAGAAGTGGGTCAAAAGCTGAGAAAAGAGTTTTCTGAAAAACTCAAAAGGTCTAGAGATCTTAGAACACCGACAAATGTGAGATCCAAGATAGTAGAATCTGGTGGATCAGCGTCAAGAGAAGTGCCAAATACTGAGTTGTTTCAGAAGGAGGAAGTAGTGAAGAGGAAGAGTGAGCATTTGGGAGACAAGCGAGCTCGTAACATTACCACAGCTGAGATGGTCATAGACAGAGAGAAAGGTGTAAGAGATGCTTCTGAATCACTTGGGAAAAGAAACAGTGGAAGACTTGAGAGAGAGAACAATGATTCATGGATCCGTCAAAAGATTGATACTAAAGATGAAACTGTAGCACAACAAGAAGAGACGGGGAACAAAGCAGGGAAGAATACGGTTCTGAGCTCAGCTAACGGTAACAACTCCTCAGATCCTCCTCTTGGTGCTAATGGAGGAATAGTTGACACTGTTCTGTCACGACCAGAGACAAGACAAAAGTGTGATGATGAGGTTGGCGTAATTGGAATCAACACTGAGAAAAAGAAGGCTATAGTCGCTGGTGGAAGCAAGGATGAAAAGTGTGTGCTCCATGAAGATGGACAAAACCTGAGATCCAGTGAGGAGGAAGATGATGGTAAAAGTTTGAAGCATACAAACCTTGCAATAGATGAGATATCATTGAGCCTAGAGGCACGTATGATGAAGGTTGAGAAGACTTTGGCAAAGATCAGAGAATGGAAAACCATAGAAACAAACCAGGCCAAGAATGGAATATCTGCTTAG
- the LOC106389750 gene encoding zinc finger CCCH domain-containing protein 55 isoform X2 gives MYGFVTFSNAETVRIILARGNPHFICDSRVLVKPYKEKGKILQNKWQQQHLQQLLETGSYSASSSPSGMDLFECHLGPRMLPRNTQEMMRISIGSPAHLPPRFNYSLLFQPESSMEEATEGDSDRGESHLQLVFF, from the exons ATGTATGGGTTTGTTACTTTCTCTAATGCTGAAACTGTGAGAATCATATTGGCTCGAGGCAACCCTCATTTCATCTGTGACTCACGTGTGCTCGTTAAACCGTACAAGGAGAAAGGAAAGATCCTTCAAAA CAAGTGGCAACAGCAGCATCTTCAACAGCTGTTGGAGACAGGGAGTTATTCTGCTTCTTCAAGTCCTTCTGGAATGGATCTATTTGAATGTCACTTGG GACCAAGGATGCTTCCAAGGAACACACAGGAGATGATGAGAATTTCTATCGGCTCTCCTGCTCATCTCCCACCTCGGTTCAACTATAGTCTTCTCTTTCAACCGGAGAGCAGCATGGAAGAAGCCACAGAAG GTGACAGTGATAGAGGTGAAAGCCATCTTCAGCtagttttcttttag
- the LOC106389750 gene encoding zinc finger CCCH domain-containing protein 55 isoform X1 translates to MYGFVTFSNAETVRIILARGNPHFICDSRVLVKPYKEKGKILQNKWQQQHLQQLLETGSYSASSSPSGMDLFECHLGPRMLPRNTQEMMRISIGSPAHLPPRFNYSLLFQPESSMEEATEGWLLLLLASAFKLSFLGLY, encoded by the exons ATGTATGGGTTTGTTACTTTCTCTAATGCTGAAACTGTGAGAATCATATTGGCTCGAGGCAACCCTCATTTCATCTGTGACTCACGTGTGCTCGTTAAACCGTACAAGGAGAAAGGAAAGATCCTTCAAAA CAAGTGGCAACAGCAGCATCTTCAACAGCTGTTGGAGACAGGGAGTTATTCTGCTTCTTCAAGTCCTTCTGGAATGGATCTATTTGAATGTCACTTGG GACCAAGGATGCTTCCAAGGAACACACAGGAGATGATGAGAATTTCTATCGGCTCTCCTGCTCATCTCCCACCTCGGTTCAACTATAGTCTTCTCTTTCAACCGGAGAGCAGCATGGAAGAAGCCACAGAAGGTTGGCTGTTATTGTTGTTGGCCTCTGCATTTAAGCTTTCTTTTCTCGGTCTTTATTGA